A single region of the Nicotiana sylvestris chromosome 6, ASM39365v2, whole genome shotgun sequence genome encodes:
- the LOC138871108 gene encoding uncharacterized protein, producing the protein MAEYEVCILGLRLAIDMNIQELLVIGDSDLLVYQVLGEWATKNTKILPYLHCVQELIKRCVSHFVFHDTTLDKNFIDHIPIGIHKQLAYCAYVEEEIDGNSWFDDIK; encoded by the exons atggctgaatatgaggtctgcatcttgggactcagattggctattgacatgaacattcaagagctaCTGGTAATcggagattcagatcttttggtaTACCAAGTTCtaggagaatgggctacgaagAACACCAAAATATTGCCATATTTGCACTGTGTACAAGAGCTGatcaagag ATGCGTTAGCCACTTTGTCTTCCATGACACAACActagataagaatttcatcgatcatATCCCAATAGGAATTCATAAGCAGCTAGCTTATTGTGCTTATGTTGAAGAAGAGATTGATGGAAATTCATGGTTTGACGACATCAAGTAA